The following are encoded in a window of Palaemon carinicauda isolate YSFRI2023 chromosome 31, ASM3689809v2, whole genome shotgun sequence genomic DNA:
- the LOC137624715 gene encoding piggyBac transposable element-derived protein 3-like has product MEEALTGSTSVVKWKDNKVVAVASNKVYNKQMGGVDIFDQRVSAYRIRIRSRIWWWPIFAWSTNAQVVYSWMLYCKLGNIIPFLDFIWHFLIATMKKYGAPRTSLGPKRLSAGIAKDSVWYNGEQHWTKKGDQRHSKCRECSRRTKYICNMCSVQLHPECMEPYHKIPQ; this is encoded by the exons atggaagaggcacttactggtagcacatcagtagtaaaatggaaggacAATAAGGTAGTTGCTGTGGCTTCAAACAAA gtatataataaacagatgggtggtgttgatatatttgatcaacgAGTATCAGCCTATAGAATTCGAATTCGTTCAAGAATATGGTGGTGGCCAATTTTTGCTTGGAGCACCAATGCTCAAGTTGTCTATTCATGGATGCTTTACtgtaaactgggaaatataatcccttttctagacttcatctggcatttttTAATTGCTACAATGAAGAaatatggtgctcctcgtacatctcTTGGCCCTAAGAGACTGTCTGctggaattgcaaaggattccGTGTGGTataatggtgagcagcactggaccaagaaaggagaccagcgtcactcaaaatgccgcgaatgttctcgacgcacaaaatacatCTGCAATATGTGTTCTGTACAGCTTCATCCAGAATGCATGGagccctatcataaaatacctcagtag
- the LOC137624716 gene encoding uncharacterized protein, which translates to MAGMTPNTPGSGNKIPVSSYMAGISGSYPNVNRQRLIESSINSKERVDFMPSNVGINQVLSDRYIEFRVNRVVGSFLDLSCITLELFIHITRNGVNLTAAQNVGVVNGVGNTLFKSVSVFLNEKMVESYPLYNYLSYMKMLMNVKPDSLENIARCGYFCDDYCEEHRITRQYTDNTLKEGEHLEVKQMPKLKIYGINTYFPLLLDLATIDMYLMDLVNLRIRLELANDSWVMNTDMKGHINHLTIQQSKLCIDRVTPHYNAMAALNQSLLSKPIQYIFSQSFYKTYVVGINESSIMIDEPFGSCIPDKMTLALIDMRHFSGDYTSNPLFFHHANVNNIHITINGSTIYNINAAFPERVVQAYYESQKAIGIDEENIISLDSFPQGRTIFNFNFVHEDIKEALPVERSASM; encoded by the coding sequence ATGGCTGGAATGACACCGAATACCCCAGGAAGTGGAAATAAGATTCCAGTATCCTCGTATATGGCAGGAATATCTGGATCATATCCAAATGTTAACAGGCAGAGACTAATTGAAAGTTCAATTAATTCTAAAGAGAGGGTTGACTTCATGCCCAGTAATGTGGGAATTAATCAGGTATTGTCTGATAGGTATATAGAATTTCGTGTGAATAGGGTGGTCGGTTCCTTTCTTGATTTATCGTGTATAACATTAGAATTATTCATTCATATCACTAGAAATGGTGTCAATTTAACAGCGGCACAAAATGTGGGAGTAGTAAACGGGGTGGGTAATACATTATTCAAGTCCGTATCCGTCTTTCTGAATGAAAAGATGGTCGAGTCATATCCTTTATACAATTATCTATCTTATATGAAAATGTTGATGAATGTGAAGCCGGACTCACTCGAGAATATAGCGAGGTGTGGATATTTCTGTGATGATTATTGTGAAGAGCACAGGATTACGAGGCAGTATACTGATAATACATTGAAGGAGGGGGAGCATTTGGAAGTTAAGCAGATGCCCAAGCTTAAAATCTATGGAATTAACACATACTTCCCACTATTACTAGATTTAGCAACTATTGACATGTATCTAATGGATTTGgtcaatctgagaattcgattaGAGTTGGCGAATGATAGTTGGGTTATGAACACGGATATGAAGGGACATATAAATCATTTGACAATACAGCAATCGAAGTTATGTATAGATCGTGTCACTCCTCATTATAACGCAATGGCTGCGTTAAATCAGTCATTATTATCAAAGCCTATACAATACATATTCAGCCAGTCTTTTTATAAGACCTACGTTGTTGGGATTAATGAATCGTCAATAATGATAGATGAACCTTTTGGTTCATGCATTCCAGACAAGATGACACTAGCACTAATTGATATGAGACATTTTTCAGGGGATTATACAAGTAACCCATTATTCTTCCACCatgcaaatgtaaataatatacatatcactattaacggaagtaccatatataatataaacgCAGCATTCCCAGAGAGAGTTGTGCAGGCGTATTATGAATCCCAGAAGGCAATTGGCATAGATGAGGAGAATATTATATCCTTGGATAGTTTTCCGCAGGGGAGaaccatttttaattttaatttcgtacatgaggatatAAAAGAAGCTCTACCAGTAGAGAGATCAGCCAGTATGTGA